One genomic region from Sphingobacterium multivorum encodes:
- a CDS encoding gamma-glutamyl-gamma-aminobutyrate hydrolase family protein encodes MKPLTKENNMLKIGISACFFYPDPERTVFGHKSLSYIENDMVRWITKKGVLPILLPDLEESLLADILHQMDGIVLQGGSDIAPQHYGEEPIGPWKGDPYRDQYELKILDYAIRNHKPVLGICRGFQLMNVYFGGTMYQDIGSQLPQSAVHRSASLYDTINHPVHIEPGTLFDRLYGHVANPLVNTVHHQAIKDLGHDLEVFARSEDGFIEAFGYTKEAAGKVMGVQWHPEFSQTQKGILLDENLILNVFIEHARQHRN; translated from the coding sequence ATGAAACCGCTTACGAAGGAAAATAATATGTTAAAAATCGGTATTAGTGCGTGTTTTTTTTATCCAGACCCCGAGAGGACGGTCTTTGGACACAAATCACTGAGCTATATAGAAAATGATATGGTTCGATGGATAACTAAAAAAGGCGTTCTTCCTATATTATTGCCGGATCTTGAAGAATCATTATTAGCGGACATCTTACACCAGATGGATGGCATAGTTCTTCAAGGTGGAAGCGATATAGCACCCCAGCATTATGGAGAAGAGCCTATCGGACCCTGGAAAGGAGACCCTTATCGGGATCAATATGAGCTAAAGATATTGGATTATGCCATCAGAAATCATAAGCCAGTCTTAGGTATCTGTCGGGGATTTCAGTTAATGAACGTCTATTTTGGAGGCACAATGTATCAGGATATCGGTAGTCAGCTTCCTCAGTCGGCTGTACATCGTTCAGCAAGTCTATACGACACCATCAATCATCCCGTACATATAGAACCAGGAACACTTTTCGACAGACTATATGGCCATGTTGCCAATCCATTGGTCAACACTGTACATCATCAGGCTATTAAAGATCTTGGCCATGATCTCGAAGTCTTTGCGCGCTCGGAAGACGGATTTATCGAAGCATTTGGTTATACCAAAGAAGCGGCCGGGAAAGTGATGGGTGTACAATGGCATCCCGAATTTTCCCAAACACAGAAGGGAATACTTTTAGATGAAAATTTAATTCTTAATGTTTTTATCGAACATGCAAGACAACATAGAAATTAG
- the eat gene encoding ethanolamine permease, whose product MSEPQLKKVLGPVMLWGLGVGYVISGMYFGWNLGLAEGGTLGLAIATVFVIIMYLTFTFSYTEMACAIPKAGGAFEYANRGLGKHLGFVAGIAQNIEFVFAPPAIAAAIGAYLHLLHPSVDYLIFAIGAYVIFTSMNILGVKLAASFELVVTVLAVIELLIFAGVTFPAFEFSNLEHNALPNGFSGIFAAIPFAIWFFLAIEGVANVAEETINPQKNVLIGFGSAIVTLVVLCIITFLSAVGVGGWEAVVYPVGSTEPSDSPLPLAIAHVIDNSHILYKLLIGVGLLGLIASFHGIILAGGRATFEFGRVGYAPSILGKVHQRFKTPANALLINMAIGIIALLTGKTAGIITIACFGAICLYIISMWSFFALRKKEPDLERPFKVPLYPLFPAIALIIAVVCLIAMIYYNPLTALLFFGLVILSYLYFLIFLDKDKTIKL is encoded by the coding sequence ATGAGTGAGCCTCAATTAAAAAAAGTCCTTGGTCCGGTTATGTTATGGGGATTGGGTGTAGGCTATGTTATCTCGGGAATGTATTTTGGATGGAATCTCGGTTTGGCAGAAGGCGGCACATTGGGATTGGCCATTGCTACAGTGTTCGTTATTATCATGTACCTTACATTTACCTTCAGCTATACAGAGATGGCGTGTGCGATCCCTAAGGCTGGCGGAGCCTTTGAATATGCCAATCGAGGATTGGGCAAGCATTTGGGATTTGTCGCCGGTATTGCACAAAATATCGAGTTTGTTTTTGCTCCGCCTGCCATTGCTGCTGCTATAGGTGCTTATCTACATTTATTGCATCCTTCGGTTGACTATCTTATTTTTGCCATTGGGGCCTATGTGATTTTCACTTCAATGAATATACTGGGCGTAAAGCTCGCTGCATCATTTGAATTGGTCGTAACTGTTCTTGCGGTTATCGAATTACTGATATTTGCCGGTGTTACATTTCCGGCTTTCGAATTTTCCAACCTTGAGCACAACGCATTGCCCAATGGCTTCTCGGGTATTTTTGCAGCTATTCCGTTTGCCATCTGGTTTTTTCTCGCTATTGAAGGTGTAGCGAATGTTGCTGAGGAAACGATCAATCCACAGAAAAATGTATTAATCGGCTTTGGATCGGCCATCGTAACTTTAGTTGTGCTTTGTATCATTACATTTTTGTCGGCGGTGGGTGTCGGCGGCTGGGAGGCTGTTGTTTATCCTGTCGGAAGCACTGAACCCTCCGATTCACCATTGCCACTTGCCATTGCACATGTCATTGACAATAGCCATATTCTCTATAAACTACTTATAGGCGTTGGTCTTTTGGGTCTTATAGCCTCATTTCATGGTATCATTCTCGCTGGTGGCAGAGCTACCTTCGAATTTGGGAGAGTGGGGTATGCACCGTCGATTCTTGGAAAAGTGCATCAACGATTTAAGACTCCGGCCAATGCACTCTTAATCAATATGGCTATTGGCATCATAGCATTATTGACCGGGAAGACCGCTGGCATTATTACCATCGCATGTTTTGGGGCAATCTGTCTTTATATAATATCCATGTGGTCATTTTTTGCCTTGCGAAAAAAGGAACCCGATTTGGAACGCCCATTCAAAGTTCCTTTGTATCCGCTGTTTCCAGCGATTGCGTTGATTATCGCTGTCGTGTGTCTCATTGCAATGATATATTATAACCCGTTGACAGCTCTATTATTCTTTGGGCTTGTCATCTTATCATACCTCTATTTCCTAATCTTCCTTGACAAGGACAAAACCATCAAATTATGA
- a CDS encoding iron-containing alcohol dehydrogenase, whose translation MDTAKIYGFNFPTPIRFGAGVIDELPDYLLTNGLNRPLLVTDPTIAQLPFFKGVQQKLTNKGIDVIVFHDLHKNPVKSDVLLGGDVFRGQNRDSIIGVGGGAALDVARAIALRANHHRDLFDYDDLIGGDIYVTNEIPPLITVPTTAGTGSEVGRSAIISEDETKKKRILFSPRLMAKIVFADPLLTMDLPPFITAATGMDALTHNMEAYLAKGYHPMCDGIALEGMAMVATSIECATKESDLPSRSKMLLASLMGAVAFQKGLGVVHSLAHPLSSLLDTHHGLANAVNLPYGMQFNYVGFEDRFDKMAMALGLGSHAGDRVVDYLFDLNVRLGLPTQLSAIGVQKEHLQPLSELAFADFCHPSNPKPVSKADFLAIYETAYEGK comes from the coding sequence ATGGATACAGCAAAAATTTACGGTTTTAATTTTCCGACACCGATCCGTTTTGGTGCTGGAGTGATCGACGAGCTACCAGACTATTTATTGACCAATGGACTTAATCGCCCTTTACTGGTAACGGATCCGACTATCGCCCAACTGCCATTTTTTAAGGGAGTTCAACAAAAGCTGACGAACAAAGGGATCGACGTTATTGTCTTTCATGATTTGCATAAAAATCCAGTAAAATCTGATGTCCTCTTGGGAGGAGATGTCTTTAGAGGGCAAAATAGAGATTCAATTATTGGCGTTGGCGGTGGAGCAGCACTCGACGTAGCACGGGCAATTGCCTTGCGCGCAAATCATCATCGTGATTTATTTGATTACGACGATCTGATCGGTGGCGATATCTATGTGACCAACGAGATACCACCATTGATTACTGTACCTACGACCGCCGGGACTGGGAGTGAGGTGGGGCGTAGTGCTATTATTTCAGAAGATGAAACCAAGAAAAAACGAATTCTGTTTAGTCCCAGATTGATGGCAAAAATTGTATTTGCCGATCCTTTGCTTACAATGGATCTGCCACCGTTTATTACGGCAGCAACGGGAATGGACGCACTTACCCACAATATGGAAGCCTATTTGGCCAAAGGGTATCATCCGATGTGTGATGGTATAGCGCTTGAAGGAATGGCCATGGTGGCGACGTCTATTGAGTGTGCTACGAAAGAATCAGACTTGCCATCCCGCTCTAAAATGCTTTTGGCATCATTGATGGGAGCTGTTGCTTTTCAGAAGGGATTAGGAGTCGTTCATAGTTTAGCGCATCCGCTGTCCTCGCTCCTTGATACCCATCATGGACTGGCCAACGCGGTAAATCTTCCCTATGGCATGCAGTTTAATTATGTCGGTTTTGAAGATCGTTTCGATAAAATGGCCATGGCTTTAGGGCTCGGCAGTCATGCTGGAGACAGGGTTGTAGACTATCTGTTTGACCTCAATGTACGTTTGGGACTGCCTACACAATTATCTGCGATAGGCGTGCAAAAGGAACATCTGCAACCGTTATCAGAACTGGCGTTTGCAGATTTCTGTCACCCATCAAACCCCAAGCCCGTTAGCAAAGCAGATTTTCTTGCAATTTATGAAACCGCTTACGAAGGAAAATAA
- a CDS encoding Na+/H+ antiporter, giving the protein MLENFEFYLFLVLLITMLIMLARKIQVAYPVLLVLAGLVISFIPGVPPIKIEPELIFIIFLPPLLYEAAWSTSWKELWRWRRIIFSFAFVVVFFTALSVAVFANYFIPGFSLALGFLLGGIVSPPDAVSAGAILKFVKVPKRLASILEGESLLNDASSLIIFRFAMIAAATGQYVWYQAAGSFIWMCIGGVGIGLTIAFVFLKMHKLLPTDSNTDILLTFIAPFSMYLIAEQLHASGVLAVVSGGLFLSYRSHDFLSSASRIRTVTVWESFCFLLNGIVFMLIGLDLPEIVSGLGDTNISTAIGYGIAVTIVLILVRIFAGYAAVITTLIMRNFITVADAQSPGWQTPMIIGWTGMRGVVSLAAALSIPLTLADGTPFPQRNLILFITFVVILLTLLVQGLTLPFILRKIKLVDRDFVRSEKEIDYEIQNRLAQVAVDKIRNDYADKVESFPTLKDQLQKYENQLRSSEIIINYAEYRKIYIDILETQRIWLINKNREELLLDEEIIRKHLRLLDLQEERLNMRS; this is encoded by the coding sequence ATGTTAGAGAATTTTGAGTTTTACCTTTTTTTAGTCCTACTAATTACGATGTTGATCATGCTGGCGAGAAAAATTCAGGTTGCATACCCTGTTTTACTCGTATTAGCGGGACTTGTAATAAGTTTTATCCCGGGAGTTCCCCCTATTAAGATAGAACCCGAATTGATATTCATTATTTTTTTACCGCCGCTCCTTTACGAGGCAGCTTGGTCAACTTCCTGGAAAGAACTCTGGCGATGGCGCCGGATTATCTTCAGCTTTGCCTTTGTTGTGGTCTTTTTTACAGCATTGTCCGTTGCCGTTTTTGCCAACTATTTTATCCCGGGATTCTCCTTAGCTCTCGGTTTTCTATTGGGTGGAATAGTTTCCCCCCCTGATGCGGTTAGTGCCGGTGCAATTTTAAAATTCGTGAAGGTACCCAAAAGGCTGGCGTCCATATTGGAAGGTGAAAGTTTGTTGAATGATGCTTCCTCACTAATAATTTTTCGCTTTGCAATGATTGCTGCTGCTACTGGGCAGTATGTATGGTACCAAGCGGCCGGGAGCTTTATTTGGATGTGTATTGGCGGAGTGGGAATCGGACTTACAATTGCCTTTGTTTTTCTGAAAATGCACAAACTTTTACCAACCGATTCCAATACAGACATATTGTTAACTTTTATTGCACCTTTCTCGATGTATTTGATCGCAGAACAACTTCATGCTTCTGGGGTTCTTGCGGTTGTCAGTGGCGGCTTATTTCTCTCGTATCGTAGTCACGATTTTTTGAGCAGTGCATCCCGGATTCGGACAGTAACCGTATGGGAAAGCTTTTGCTTTCTGCTGAATGGCATTGTCTTTATGCTTATCGGATTAGATTTACCGGAAATTGTATCTGGATTGGGTGATACCAATATCTCCACTGCTATTGGCTATGGCATCGCTGTTACAATAGTCCTTATTCTTGTACGAATTTTTGCAGGGTATGCTGCAGTAATTACGACCTTGATCATGAGAAATTTTATAACGGTTGCAGACGCTCAATCGCCCGGTTGGCAAACGCCAATGATTATCGGCTGGACTGGAATGCGTGGCGTCGTTTCTTTGGCAGCAGCGCTATCTATCCCATTAACTTTGGCCGACGGAACTCCTTTTCCTCAAAGGAATCTCATTCTTTTCATCACATTTGTTGTGATTCTGTTAACCTTACTTGTTCAAGGGTTGACCCTCCCTTTTATCTTGAGGAAAATCAAATTAGTAGATAGAGATTTTGTAAGAAGTGAAAAGGAGATCGATTATGAAATTCAGAATAGATTGGCTCAAGTCGCCGTTGACAAGATTCGTAATGATTACGCGGACAAAGTTGAAAGTTTTCCGACCTTAAAGGATCAACTACAGAAGTATGAAAATCAATTGCGGAGCTCCGAGATTATCATTAATTATGCCGAATACCGTAAAATCTATATCGATATCCTTGAAACACAGCGTATTTGGCTTATCAATAAAAACCGCGAAGAACTTTTATTGGACGAAGAGATCATCCGCAAACACCTTCGTTTGTTAGATCTTCAGGAAGAAAGGTTGAATATGAGAAGCTAA
- a CDS encoding pentapeptide repeat-containing protein produces the protein MDNKTLGNNIAKVRKERNMSQAQLAELLFVSPQAVGKWERGESLPDFITLHRLAEIFAVDLNYFAENSKIGDSVASQKVVIGTLDGTKGNSLEEAKFSDTGQKPLLTDFSGNTLAETDFSGVNAPKRKFLGSELRGTDFSTADFTASIFKGSDIRDANFDSSNLTDCTFSASNMTNANFNKTVLARTEFYASELNNARFNSIKLTDVKFTASDLRKTIFEHCEFNGVCFKSCDMKGISFDGQVFVDVKFDNADLANSSFRGVILRNVSFRPTFALTNKYYKSIKTIDFDGASMDKLTYAALKGVGVSLENIVLL, from the coding sequence ATGGATAACAAAACATTAGGTAATAATATTGCCAAAGTGCGGAAAGAGCGAAATATGTCGCAAGCACAGCTTGCTGAACTTTTATTCGTCAGCCCCCAGGCAGTTGGAAAATGGGAGCGGGGAGAGTCTTTACCAGACTTTATAACACTACATAGACTTGCGGAAATATTCGCAGTCGATCTAAACTACTTCGCCGAAAATTCGAAAATAGGAGATAGCGTAGCAAGTCAAAAGGTGGTCATTGGCACTTTAGATGGCACGAAAGGAAATTCTCTGGAAGAGGCAAAATTTTCTGATACGGGACAAAAGCCGCTACTGACAGATTTTAGCGGTAACACGCTAGCCGAAACTGATTTTTCTGGCGTAAATGCGCCAAAGAGAAAATTTCTCGGAAGTGAGCTGCGTGGTACAGACTTCAGTACAGCAGATTTCACGGCAAGCATTTTTAAAGGAAGTGATATCCGCGATGCTAATTTTGATTCGTCGAACCTTACGGACTGCACATTTTCTGCTAGTAATATGACGAACGCAAATTTCAACAAGACCGTTCTCGCACGTACAGAATTTTATGCGTCGGAGTTGAACAATGCTAGATTTAATAGTATAAAGCTGACAGATGTCAAATTTACGGCGTCGGATCTCAGAAAAACCATTTTTGAACACTGTGAGTTCAATGGTGTTTGCTTTAAGTCCTGTGATATGAAAGGCATAAGCTTTGATGGGCAAGTATTTGTCGACGTAAAATTCGATAATGCAGACCTAGCAAACAGTTCATTTAGAGGGGTTATTCTTAGAAATGTTTCCTTTCGGCCCACGTTTGCGCTTACCAATAAATATTATAAGAGTATTAAAACAATCGATTTTGACGGAGCCTCAATGGACAAATTAACCTACGCAGCTCTTAAGGGAGTAGGCGTATCGCTTGAGAATATTGTGCTCTTATAA
- a CDS encoding glutamine synthetase family protein, with translation MITKNEIIAKLTASTSTHVKVAVADIDGVLRGKFMHRDKFISALDNEFGFCSVVFGWDVNDQVYDNVEITGWHTGYGDFPARIDGNTFRQIPWQEDIPFFLADFESPLSRDQNVCPRSLLKNIIAQAETAGFKPIFSQEFEWFNFVKADNAAPQNSFRDMTPITSGMFGYSILRMSDNYGFFQDLLAMLERFGVPLEGLHTETGPGVLEAAIQCSDALEAADRATLFKSAVKDIGKKHNITASFMAKQTKDLPGCSGHVHQSLWDLNKQNNLFYDKDDELGMSQLMKHFLAGQLYCLPDILPLLAPTVNSYKRLTEGAWAPTTLTWGIDNRTTALRVIEGGPKATRIEHRVVGSDVNPYLAVAACLASGLYGIKYKLPLDNRHTSGNGYKDLQHGVLPRNLHDATARMAQSQIASELFGQKFVDHFCKSRLWEWRQFSEQVTDWETKRYFEII, from the coding sequence ATGATAACTAAAAATGAAATTATTGCCAAATTAACAGCAAGCACAAGTACGCACGTTAAAGTTGCCGTCGCTGATATAGACGGGGTGCTCCGTGGGAAATTTATGCATCGGGATAAGTTTATCTCTGCACTGGACAATGAATTTGGGTTTTGCTCGGTGGTGTTTGGATGGGATGTTAACGATCAGGTTTATGACAATGTGGAAATTACAGGCTGGCATACAGGATACGGCGATTTCCCGGCGCGTATTGATGGAAATACATTTCGACAGATTCCCTGGCAAGAAGATATTCCCTTTTTTCTAGCTGATTTTGAATCTCCGCTTTCTCGCGACCAAAATGTGTGCCCAAGATCACTGCTTAAAAACATAATTGCACAGGCGGAGACTGCCGGATTTAAACCAATTTTTTCACAGGAATTTGAATGGTTTAATTTCGTGAAAGCCGATAATGCCGCTCCCCAAAATAGTTTTAGAGATATGACACCGATAACATCTGGTATGTTTGGCTATTCCATCTTACGGATGTCTGACAACTACGGATTTTTTCAGGATCTTTTGGCTATGCTCGAAAGATTCGGTGTACCTCTTGAGGGGCTACATACCGAGACCGGGCCAGGTGTTCTGGAAGCTGCGATCCAATGTAGTGATGCTCTTGAAGCTGCGGATAGGGCTACGCTCTTTAAATCTGCGGTTAAGGACATCGGAAAAAAACATAATATCACGGCGAGTTTTATGGCGAAACAGACCAAGGACTTACCAGGCTGCAGTGGCCATGTACATCAAAGTCTTTGGGATCTCAACAAACAGAACAACCTCTTTTATGATAAAGATGATGAACTCGGAATGAGCCAGTTGATGAAGCATTTTCTTGCTGGGCAATTGTATTGTTTACCTGATATTCTACCGTTATTGGCGCCCACTGTTAACAGTTATAAAAGGCTGACTGAAGGAGCATGGGCACCGACAACCCTGACTTGGGGCATAGATAATCGTACCACAGCACTCCGCGTCATCGAAGGTGGCCCCAAAGCCACACGCATTGAACATCGTGTTGTCGGCTCAGATGTGAACCCTTATTTGGCAGTAGCAGCATGTTTGGCTAGCGGGTTGTATGGCATCAAGTATAAATTGCCATTGGATAATCGACATACTAGCGGTAATGGTTATAAAGATCTGCAACACGGCGTGTTACCAAGAAACCTCCACGATGCGACCGCTCGAATGGCGCAATCGCAAATAGCCTCCGAGCTATTTGGCCAAAAGTTTGTCGATCATTTTTGTAAATCACGGTTATGGGAATGGCGACAATTTTCTGAGCAGGTCACAGATTGGGAAACAAAAAGATATTTTGAAATTATTTAA
- a CDS encoding Lrp/AsnC family transcriptional regulator → MKLDEKDLMLLDLLQQDANISNKEIADRVNLSMTPVYERIKKLIATSVLKQKVFLLDRRKLDLNLMVLVSISMEKHSNESALLFMEEIQKFPEVVECFHVTGAFDYQIKVMVRDVDHYHEFNFNKLATIKGIRHMESYFVMKEIVNTTRLPIFL, encoded by the coding sequence ATGAAATTGGATGAGAAAGACCTCATGCTTCTGGACCTTTTGCAACAGGATGCGAACATAAGTAACAAGGAAATAGCTGACCGTGTTAATTTATCCATGACTCCCGTATACGAACGTATTAAGAAGTTAATAGCAACCTCCGTTCTCAAACAGAAAGTCTTTCTGCTGGACAGAAGAAAACTTGATCTTAATCTAATGGTGCTTGTATCCATCAGTATGGAAAAACATTCCAATGAAAGTGCTTTGTTATTTATGGAGGAGATACAAAAATTTCCAGAAGTAGTCGAGTGTTTCCACGTAACGGGTGCATTTGACTATCAAATAAAGGTGATGGTTAGGGATGTTGATCACTATCATGAATTCAATTTTAATAAACTGGCAACAATCAAGGGAATAAGACATATGGAAAGTTATTTTGTCATGAAAGAAATCGTGAATACAACCCGTCTCCCAATCTTTCTTTGA